One window from the genome of Nicotiana tomentosiformis chromosome 5, ASM39032v3, whole genome shotgun sequence encodes:
- the LOC138892455 gene encoding uncharacterized protein → MDWLFPYHAILDFHAKIVTLDMPGLPRLEWRGTLDYVPSRVVSFLKALRMVEKVYDAYLAFVRYVSADTPIVELVSMVRDFRDVFLADLPGILPARYIDFGIDLLPDNKPIFIPLYRMALVMLEELKEQFQELLDKGFIQLSVSPWGIPVLFVKKKDGSMRMCI, encoded by the coding sequence CATGCCAAGATTGTGACATTGgatatgccaggtttaccacggttggagtggaggggtacattggattatgttcctagcagggttgtgtcatttctaaaggctttacggatggttgagaaggtgtatgatgcttatctagccttcGTCAGatatgttagtgctgatactcctatcgTTGAGTTAGTTTCGATGGTGAGAGACTTTCGAGATGTATTTctagcagatcttccgggcattCTGCCCGCTAggtatattgattttggtattgacttgttgccggaCAATAAGCCGATTTTTATCCCACTATACCGTATGGCACTAGTAATGTTagaggagttgaaggagcagtttcaagagttgcttgataagggtttcattcagcttagtgtgtcgccttggggtatTCCGgttttgtttgtaaagaagaaggatggttctatgcgcatgtgtatttga